The following proteins are co-located in the Mesorhizobium australicum WSM2073 genome:
- a CDS encoding HpcH/HpaI aldolase/citrate lyase family protein — MTETYRPRRSVLYVPASNDKALAKIAQLACDAVIIDLEDAVAPADKIAAREKLAGIFANRPDANGRRREMVVRVNALSSEWGTDDLAAVAKAEPDGILLPKVHTPRDVLEVGDVLDDNSAPDSVKLWAMIETPKAMLNIGAIAELGRDPASRLDCFIAGTNDLIKDTGVLATPDRAYLLPWLMQMLLAARAGGIDMLDGVFNEFRDPDAFARECTQAAAMGFDGKTLIHPSQVEAANRAFAPSAQALAEARAVKDAFALAQNSGKGVIALNGRMVERLHLAQAEKLLAKAAAIGA; from the coding sequence ATGACCGAAACCTACCGACCGCGCCGCTCCGTGCTCTATGTCCCGGCCTCCAACGACAAGGCGCTGGCCAAGATCGCGCAGCTTGCCTGCGACGCCGTCATCATCGACCTCGAGGACGCCGTCGCCCCCGCCGACAAGATCGCCGCGCGCGAAAAACTGGCCGGCATTTTCGCCAACCGCCCTGATGCCAATGGCCGGCGCCGCGAGATGGTGGTACGCGTCAATGCGCTGTCCAGCGAATGGGGCACTGACGATCTTGCGGCCGTGGCCAAGGCGGAGCCGGACGGCATCCTGCTGCCGAAGGTCCACACGCCGCGTGACGTGCTCGAAGTCGGCGATGTGCTGGACGATAATTCTGCCCCGGACAGCGTGAAACTATGGGCGATGATCGAGACGCCCAAGGCCATGCTCAACATCGGCGCCATCGCCGAACTCGGCCGCGACCCCGCCTCGCGCCTGGATTGTTTCATCGCCGGAACGAATGACCTGATCAAGGATACCGGCGTGCTGGCGACGCCGGATCGCGCCTATCTGCTGCCATGGCTGATGCAGATGCTGCTGGCGGCACGCGCCGGCGGGATCGACATGCTCGATGGGGTGTTCAACGAGTTCCGCGACCCGGATGCGTTCGCGCGTGAGTGCACGCAGGCCGCCGCCATGGGCTTCGACGGCAAGACGCTGATCCATCCATCGCAGGTCGAGGCGGCCAACCGTGCCTTCGCTCCGTCGGCGCAGGCGCTGGCCGAGGCGCGCGCGGTGAAGGATGCCTTCGCGCTTGCGCAAAACAGTGGCAAGGGGGTCATCGCGCTGAATGGCAGGATGGTCGAGCGGTTGCACTTGGCGCAGGCCGAAAAACTTCTGGCGAAAGCGGCCGCCATCGGCGCATGA
- a CDS encoding DUF1737 domain-containing protein, which produces MKLYRFLTAPDDASFCHKVTAALNKGWHLFGSPTYAYDKKTKTMRCGQAVVKDVDGQEYGPDTKLSDW; this is translated from the coding sequence ATGAAACTCTACCGCTTTCTCACCGCCCCGGACGACGCCAGCTTTTGCCATAAGGTGACGGCGGCGCTGAACAAGGGCTGGCACCTGTTCGGCTCGCCGACCTACGCCTACGACAAGAAGACCAAGACCATGCGCTGCGGCCAGGCCGTGGTGAAGGATGTCGATGGCCAGGAATACGGGCCGGATACGAAGCTCAGCGACTGGTAG
- a CDS encoding helix-turn-helix domain-containing protein, which yields MDRQSFENVWDALEETPAESANMTMRSNLLIAIEQRVRSWDVTQAEAANRLGITQPRLSDLLRGRITNFSLDTLINLAALAGLTVRLDIVEAA from the coding sequence ATGGACCGTCAGAGTTTTGAAAACGTGTGGGACGCACTGGAGGAGACTCCGGCCGAGTCCGCCAACATGACCATGCGCTCCAACTTGCTGATCGCTATCGAACAGCGGGTGCGGAGTTGGGACGTTACCCAGGCCGAAGCAGCCAACCGGCTTGGGATTACCCAGCCACGCCTTAGCGACCTCCTGCGGGGCAGGATCACGAATTTCAGTCTGGACACGTTGATCAATCTTGCCGCGCTGGCCGGACTTACCGTGCGTCTTGATATTGTCGAGGCCGCCTGA
- a CDS encoding metallopeptidase family protein: protein MARIYKTRTWHGELAPSMEELEFLALEAYAHLPEDFRKLTGEIVIQIAEFPTDEIMDDLSLETPFDLLGLFEGRGIAERWNPQTGEGPNRITLYRRAMLDYWAENEETLGDIVTHVLVHEIGHHFGLSDEDMEKIEEAAE from the coding sequence ATGGCCCGCATCTATAAGACCCGCACCTGGCATGGTGAACTTGCGCCCTCGATGGAGGAATTGGAGTTCCTTGCCCTGGAGGCCTACGCCCACCTGCCGGAGGATTTTCGCAAGCTGACCGGCGAGATCGTCATCCAGATCGCCGAATTCCCGACCGACGAGATCATGGACGACCTGTCGCTGGAAACCCCGTTCGACCTGCTCGGCCTGTTCGAGGGGCGCGGTATCGCCGAACGCTGGAACCCGCAGACAGGCGAAGGCCCGAACCGCATCACGCTCTACCGCCGCGCCATGCTCGACTACTGGGCCGAAAACGAGGAAACGCTGGGCGACATCGTCACCCACGTACTGGTCCACGAGATCGGCCACCATTTCGGCCTGTCGGACGAAGATATGGAGAAGATCGAAGAGGCGGCTGAATAG
- a CDS encoding ImuA family protein, with translation MAMTAVARETVFALRRQIAKIEGTLPERLQAPAGAPLDADTGSDLTIVRRGLAAALPDAFLPIGIERLDAALSGGLPKAALTEIHGLETRDAGAVAGFALSIVSLILNQAQGLPILWIGTSEIFHEAGFPFARGLHASFGIEPQQLLFSEAPRLVDALWIAEEAARMTALAAVILEIRGNPQRLDLTATRRLHARAQGAGRPVFLLRQAAEPEPTAAPVRLIVASAPAVPRETVAGPLAGSIGHPAFTISIGKSRTALPGQFTLEWNPDERRFDERRGEERSRASNEWAENPVPVVSLSRDRKDPAAASGEILAFPAAGSSAAISSTARDQPSPGQRAAHRGPRRAG, from the coding sequence ATGGCGATGACCGCCGTGGCGCGGGAGACTGTTTTTGCCCTGCGCCGCCAGATCGCGAAGATCGAGGGAACACTGCCCGAGCGCCTGCAGGCGCCGGCTGGCGCGCCCCTTGATGCTGACACCGGCAGCGATCTGACGATCGTCCGGCGCGGGCTTGCCGCGGCCTTGCCGGATGCTTTCCTGCCCATCGGCATCGAGCGGCTCGATGCCGCGCTCAGCGGCGGCCTGCCGAAAGCCGCCCTGACCGAAATCCATGGCCTGGAAACCCGCGATGCGGGCGCCGTCGCCGGTTTCGCCCTGTCGATCGTCAGCCTGATCCTCAACCAGGCGCAGGGGCTGCCCATCCTGTGGATCGGGACATCGGAAATTTTCCATGAGGCCGGCTTTCCCTTTGCCAGGGGGCTGCATGCCTCGTTCGGCATCGAGCCCCAGCAATTGCTGTTTTCCGAGGCGCCCAGGCTTGTCGATGCGCTGTGGATCGCCGAGGAGGCGGCCCGCATGACCGCGCTTGCAGCCGTCATCCTGGAGATCCGCGGCAATCCGCAGCGGCTGGACCTGACCGCGACACGCCGCCTGCATGCGCGGGCGCAAGGTGCCGGCCGGCCGGTGTTCCTGCTGCGACAAGCGGCCGAGCCCGAACCGACGGCGGCGCCTGTTCGTCTGATTGTCGCTTCGGCGCCGGCCGTGCCGCGCGAAACAGTCGCCGGGCCGCTCGCCGGCTCGATCGGCCACCCGGCCTTCACCATCAGCATCGGCAAGAGCCGCACGGCCCTGCCTGGACAATTCACACTGGAGTGGAACCCCGATGAACGCAGATTCGATGAAAGAAGGGGCGAGGAAAGAAGCAGGGCAAGCAACGAATGGGCAGAGAATCCTGTCCCTGTGGTTTCCCTATCTCGCGACCGAAAGGATCCTGCGGCAGCGTCTGGGGAAATCCTGGCGTTCCCGGCCGCCGGATCATCCGCAGCCATCTCATCCACCGCTCGTGATCAGCCATCGCCAGGGCAACGCGCAGCGCATCGCGGCCCTCGACGCGCGGGCTGA
- a CDS encoding DUF6504 family protein → MISHRQGNAQRIAALDARAEALHLKRDMGIADARAMHPSIDIVEADPEADRRLLEGLADWCDRYTPLVALDGIDGLFLDVTGCTHLFGGERAMLDEILSRFFQQGFDVRAGLAGTPGAAWAAARFCGDRIVPSGEEEALLAPLPLAALRIAPETRTSLESVGLRTAGAVMAAPRAPLARRFGALLLQRLDQALGRLDEAISPRLPVAPLSVERHLAEPVTLTEEIERLVGMLATTLKTDLERRGEGARSLALLLFRVDGAVSRIALGTSRPMREPLLIRKLFHERLAALEQHIDAGFGFDLVRLSVLAVAAFDMQQADLTGEAADDGAGIALFADRIRARLGEGAVLQPVPVESHLPERAVAVIPFTEAPRRTTPPKKPDRMQAPMTIFPPERPIRLFRSPEPIEVPATEMPEGPPLHFRWRRALYRVTRAEGPERIAAEWWREAPGDAAASTRDYFRIEDAGGRRYWLYRQGLYGGVSQTPPRWFMHGVFA, encoded by the coding sequence GTGATCAGCCATCGCCAGGGCAACGCGCAGCGCATCGCGGCCCTCGACGCGCGGGCTGAGGCGCTGCACCTGAAGCGCGACATGGGGATTGCCGATGCGCGCGCCATGCATCCGTCGATCGACATCGTCGAAGCCGATCCGGAGGCCGACCGGCGCCTGCTCGAGGGCCTTGCCGACTGGTGCGACCGCTACACGCCGCTGGTGGCGCTGGACGGCATTGACGGCCTGTTCCTCGACGTCACCGGCTGCACCCATCTGTTCGGCGGCGAACGCGCCATGCTGGACGAAATCCTGTCGCGCTTCTTCCAGCAGGGTTTCGACGTCCGCGCCGGGCTTGCCGGCACGCCCGGGGCGGCCTGGGCGGCGGCCCGCTTTTGCGGCGACCGCATCGTTCCATCAGGCGAGGAGGAAGCCCTGCTCGCGCCCTTGCCGCTGGCCGCCCTTCGCATAGCGCCGGAAACCCGTACCAGCCTGGAAAGTGTGGGGCTGCGCACGGCGGGTGCCGTCATGGCGGCACCGCGCGCGCCGCTCGCCCGCCGCTTCGGCGCTTTGCTGCTCCAGCGCCTCGACCAGGCGCTTGGCCGTCTCGACGAGGCGATCTCACCGCGTCTTCCCGTCGCGCCGCTTTCGGTCGAGCGTCATCTCGCCGAGCCCGTCACGCTGACGGAGGAGATAGAGCGGCTGGTGGGCATGCTGGCGACGACCTTGAAGACCGACCTCGAACGCCGTGGCGAAGGCGCAAGGAGCCTGGCGCTGCTGCTTTTTCGCGTCGACGGCGCCGTCAGCCGCATCGCGCTCGGCACCTCGCGGCCGATGCGCGAACCCTTGCTGATCCGGAAATTGTTCCATGAAAGGCTGGCGGCACTCGAGCAGCATATCGATGCCGGCTTTGGCTTCGACCTGGTGCGCCTCTCGGTGCTGGCCGTCGCCGCTTTCGACATGCAGCAGGCCGATCTGACCGGCGAAGCGGCCGATGACGGCGCCGGCATCGCCCTGTTCGCCGACCGTATCCGCGCCCGCCTCGGCGAGGGCGCGGTTCTTCAGCCGGTTCCCGTGGAAAGCCACCTGCCGGAACGCGCCGTCGCCGTCATTCCCTTCACCGAAGCCCCGCGCCGGACCACACCACCCAAGAAGCCGGACAGGATGCAGGCGCCGATGACCATCTTCCCGCCGGAACGACCGATCCGGCTGTTCCGTTCGCCCGAGCCCATCGAAGTGCCGGCCACCGAAATGCCGGAGGGACCGCCGCTGCATTTTCGTTGGCGCCGCGCGCTTTACCGTGTGACGCGCGCCGAAGGGCCGGAGCGCATCGCCGCCGAATGGTGGCGCGAGGCGCCGGGCGATGCGGCGGCGTCGACACGTGATTATTTCCGCATCGAGGATGCCGGTGGCCGCCGCTACTGGCTCTACCGGCAAGGCCTTTACGGCGGCGTCTCGCAAACCCCGCCGCGCTGGTTCATGCATGGGGTCTTCGCATGA
- a CDS encoding error-prone DNA polymerase: protein MNALTVIPYAEFGIQSNFSFLRGASKPEELVVAAKLMGFSAIGLADRNSVAGVVRAWQQAKVEKLAYHPGCRLVFGDGTPDILAYPRDRAGWGHLCRMLTQANLRDETEKGATLLRRDDLLEWGDRMSLAVLPDLAAGAQDSLALLRELRDRFGRILRLGVSPCYAGHDRFRIEQAAAFAESTGIPLMATNDVLYHTAERRPLQDVLTAIRLNVPVAEVGLELTANAERHLKPPLEMARLFRRYPQALAETLRFARELTFSLGDLQYNYPDEPTESGLGPQAELERLAREGAARRFPGGIPASVIKRIQEELALIERLNYARYFLTVHDIIKFARGEGILCQGRGSAANSIICFCIGITEVGPDKIDTLFERFISEERNEPPDIDVDFEHERREEVMQYIYTKYSSKRTALAAAVISYRGRSALREVSKAMGLSEDVRASLSGSIWGWSTSELGEKEARAGGLDRRDPVSRHVMERANEIMGFPRHLSQHVGGFVITRDRLDEIVPIVKTAMDERKMVEWDKDDLDSVKILKVDILALGMLTCLQRAFTLLETHYGVRDDYGMPLTLDTIAKEDSRVYDMICRADTLGVFQIESRAQMSMLPRLKPREFYDLVIEVAIVRPGPIQGDMVHPYLRRRQGKEKPEYPKAELKEILGKTLGVPLFQEQAMKIAIVAGGFKPGKADELRRAMATFKRTGTIGNYRQQMIDGMTGRGYEKDFAERCFKQIEGFGEYGFPESHAASFALLVYASCWFKTFYPDVFCAAILNSQPMGFYQPAQLVRDARDHGVDIREVDVNFSVWDCTLEKALFDPARILPRHAEMRGVIETQHAVRLGFRQIKGLSKERMEVFVERRGAGYSTVRDVWLRSGLNVDEIEKLAQADAFRSIGLDRRAALWEVRALDGKSAAEKLPLFDQPALSLRELEPETKLPKMPLGEHVIHDYRSLGLSLKAHPVAFLRERLDRAGITPNASLPSVRDGRRVSVAGLVLVRQRPGKGNAIFLTLEDDKAVANVIFWERTFTRFRPIVMGARFVKVTGKLQSESGVVHIVAEKIEDLTPWLTVLLEKVGAAALPAADPSDRSGQPAIRPAMLKDERDLATLSEEAERVMPKGRNFQ from the coding sequence ATGAACGCGCTGACCGTCATTCCTTATGCCGAGTTCGGCATCCAGTCGAATTTCTCCTTCCTGCGCGGCGCCTCCAAGCCCGAGGAGCTGGTGGTCGCGGCCAAGCTCATGGGCTTCTCCGCGATCGGGCTCGCCGACCGCAACAGCGTCGCCGGCGTGGTGCGCGCCTGGCAGCAGGCCAAGGTGGAAAAGCTTGCCTACCATCCCGGCTGCCGGCTGGTTTTTGGCGACGGCACGCCGGACATTCTCGCCTATCCCAGGGACCGTGCGGGCTGGGGCCATCTGTGCCGCATGCTCACCCAGGCCAATCTGCGTGACGAGACCGAAAAGGGCGCCACCCTGCTCCGGCGCGACGACCTGCTCGAATGGGGGGACCGGATGTCGCTGGCGGTCCTGCCCGATCTGGCGGCCGGCGCGCAAGACAGTCTGGCTTTGCTCCGTGAACTCAGGGATCGCTTCGGCAGGATCCTGCGGCTCGGCGTCTCACCCTGTTATGCCGGCCATGATCGCTTCCGGATCGAGCAGGCGGCGGCGTTCGCCGAGAGCACCGGCATCCCGCTGATGGCGACCAACGATGTGCTCTACCACACGGCCGAACGGCGCCCGCTGCAGGACGTCCTGACCGCGATCCGCCTCAATGTTCCGGTCGCCGAGGTGGGGCTGGAACTGACCGCCAATGCCGAACGCCATCTGAAGCCGCCGCTGGAAATGGCGCGCCTGTTCCGCCGGTATCCGCAAGCGCTGGCGGAGACGCTGCGGTTTGCGCGAGAGCTGACCTTCTCGCTCGGCGATCTTCAGTACAATTATCCCGACGAGCCGACGGAATCGGGTCTCGGGCCGCAGGCGGAGCTGGAGCGACTGGCTCGGGAAGGTGCGGCCCGGCGCTTTCCCGGCGGTATCCCCGCCAGCGTGATAAAACGAATCCAGGAAGAGCTCGCCCTGATCGAGCGGCTGAATTACGCCCGTTATTTCCTGACCGTCCATGACATCATCAAATTCGCCCGAGGCGAAGGCATTCTCTGCCAGGGCCGCGGCTCCGCGGCCAATTCGATCATCTGCTTCTGCATTGGCATTACCGAGGTCGGGCCGGACAAGATCGACACGCTCTTCGAGCGTTTCATTTCCGAGGAACGCAACGAGCCACCAGATATCGACGTCGACTTCGAGCATGAACGGCGCGAAGAGGTGATGCAGTACATCTATACGAAATACAGCTCCAAACGCACGGCACTCGCCGCCGCCGTCATCAGCTATCGCGGCCGTTCGGCGCTGCGCGAAGTGTCGAAAGCGATGGGCCTTTCGGAGGATGTCAGGGCGTCTCTCTCCGGCTCGATCTGGGGTTGGTCGACCTCGGAACTCGGCGAGAAGGAAGCCAGGGCCGGCGGCCTCGACCGCAGGGATCCGGTGTCACGGCATGTGATGGAACGCGCCAACGAGATCATGGGCTTTCCCCGCCACCTCTCCCAGCATGTCGGCGGCTTCGTCATCACCAGGGACCGGCTCGACGAGATCGTCCCCATCGTCAAGACGGCGATGGACGAGCGCAAGATGGTCGAATGGGACAAGGACGATCTCGATTCGGTGAAAATCCTCAAGGTGGATATCCTGGCGCTCGGCATGCTGACCTGCCTGCAGCGCGCTTTCACTTTGCTCGAGACCCATTACGGCGTGAGAGACGATTATGGCATGCCATTGACCCTGGATACGATCGCCAAGGAGGATTCCCGTGTCTACGACATGATCTGCCGTGCCGATACGCTCGGCGTCTTCCAGATCGAATCGCGTGCTCAGATGTCGATGCTACCGCGTCTCAAGCCGCGCGAATTCTACGACCTCGTCATCGAGGTGGCGATCGTACGGCCGGGCCCGATCCAGGGCGACATGGTGCACCCCTATCTGCGCCGGCGGCAAGGCAAGGAAAAACCCGAATATCCCAAGGCGGAGCTGAAAGAGATTCTCGGCAAGACGCTGGGCGTGCCGCTGTTCCAGGAGCAGGCGATGAAGATCGCCATCGTCGCCGGCGGCTTCAAACCGGGCAAGGCCGATGAACTGCGCCGTGCCATGGCCACCTTCAAGCGCACCGGCACGATCGGCAATTATCGCCAGCAGATGATCGACGGCATGACAGGACGAGGCTACGAAAAGGACTTCGCCGAGCGCTGTTTCAAGCAGATCGAGGGCTTTGGCGAGTATGGCTTTCCCGAAAGCCACGCCGCCTCCTTCGCCCTGCTCGTCTATGCCTCCTGCTGGTTCAAGACCTTCTACCCGGACGTGTTCTGCGCCGCGATCCTGAATTCGCAGCCGATGGGCTTCTATCAGCCGGCGCAGCTGGTGCGTGACGCCCGCGACCATGGCGTCGACATCCGCGAGGTCGACGTCAATTTCTCCGTCTGGGACTGCACTTTGGAAAAGGCGCTTTTCGACCCGGCCCGCATCCTGCCGCGTCATGCCGAAATGCGCGGTGTCATCGAGACTCAGCATGCGGTGCGGCTCGGCTTCCGGCAGATCAAGGGACTTTCCAAGGAACGCATGGAGGTTTTCGTCGAGCGGCGCGGCGCCGGCTACTCGACGGTCCGGGATGTCTGGCTGCGCTCCGGCCTCAATGTCGACGAGATCGAGAAATTGGCGCAGGCCGACGCCTTTCGTTCCATCGGCCTCGACCGCCGCGCGGCACTATGGGAGGTCCGCGCGCTTGACGGCAAGAGTGCCGCCGAGAAGCTGCCGCTGTTCGACCAGCCGGCGCTCAGCCTGCGCGAGCTGGAGCCCGAGACGAAGCTGCCGAAAATGCCGCTCGGCGAGCATGTCATCCATGACTACCGCTCGCTCGGCCTGTCGCTGAAGGCGCATCCGGTCGCCTTCCTGCGCGAGCGGCTCGACCGCGCCGGCATCACTCCCAATGCCAGCCTGCCTTCCGTGCGCGACGGCAGGCGGGTCTCCGTTGCCGGGCTGGTGCTGGTGCGCCAGCGCCCCGGCAAGGGCAACGCGATCTTTCTCACGCTGGAAGACGACAAGGCCGTCGCCAACGTCATCTTCTGGGAAAGGACCTTCACCCGTTTCCGGCCCATCGTCATGGGTGCCCGGTTTGTGAAGGTCACCGGAAAACTGCAGTCGGAATCAGGTGTCGTCCATATCGTCGCCGAGAAGATCGAGGACCTGACGCCCTGGCTGACCGTGCTGCTGGAGAAGGTCGGTGCGGCCGCACTGCCGGCCGCCGATCCTTCGGACCGCTCCGGCCAACCCGCAATTCGGCCCGCGATGCTGAAAGACGAACGGGATCTCGCAACGCTGTCGGAAGAGGCGGAGAGGGTCATGCCCAAAGGGCGTAATTTTCAGTAG
- a CDS encoding SMP-30/gluconolactonase/LRE family protein has translation MAAADYYEVLDPRFGRLFNGNAQVEKLFTGCRWAEGPAWFAAGRYVVWSDIPNNRMMRYDETDGSVSVFRQPSGNSNGNTVDRQGRLVTCEHSGRRVSRTEHDGSITTIAAKWKGKPLNSPNDAVVKSDGSIWFTDPTYGIDTDYEGDKAESEIGACHVYRVDPDTGDIEAVITDMVRPNGLAFSLDESLLYVVDTGRTHGAENPAHMRVFNVGKHGKKVSGGKVFADCTAGLFDGFRLDADGRIWTSAADGIHCYDPDGTLIGKVKVPEVTANCVFGGAKLNCLYIAGTTSLYSVRLMVNGAKTY, from the coding sequence ATGGCGGCCGCAGATTATTATGAAGTTCTCGATCCGCGTTTCGGGCGCCTGTTCAACGGCAACGCGCAGGTGGAGAAGCTGTTCACCGGCTGCCGGTGGGCGGAAGGGCCGGCCTGGTTCGCCGCCGGCCGCTATGTCGTCTGGTCGGACATTCCGAACAACCGCATGATGCGCTACGACGAGACGGACGGCAGCGTCAGTGTCTTCCGTCAGCCCTCCGGCAATTCCAACGGCAACACCGTCGACCGGCAAGGCCGGCTGGTCACCTGCGAGCATTCGGGCCGGCGTGTCAGCCGCACCGAGCATGACGGCTCGATCACCACCATCGCCGCCAAATGGAAGGGCAAGCCGCTGAACTCGCCCAACGACGCGGTGGTGAAGTCCGACGGCTCGATCTGGTTCACCGATCCGACCTACGGCATCGACACCGACTATGAGGGCGACAAAGCCGAGAGTGAAATCGGCGCCTGCCATGTCTACCGGGTCGATCCCGACACGGGCGATATCGAGGCTGTCATCACCGACATGGTCAGGCCGAACGGCCTTGCCTTCTCGCTCGACGAAAGCCTGCTCTATGTCGTCGACACCGGCCGCACGCATGGCGCCGAGAACCCGGCGCATATGCGGGTGTTCAACGTCGGCAAGCACGGCAAGAAGGTTTCCGGAGGCAAGGTGTTCGCCGACTGCACGGCCGGACTGTTCGACGGCTTCCGGCTCGATGCCGATGGGCGCATCTGGACGAGTGCCGCCGACGGCATCCATTGCTACGATCCCGACGGCACGCTGATCGGCAAGGTCAAGGTGCCGGAGGTGACCGCCAATTGCGTTTTCGGCGGCGCCAAGCTGAACTGTCTCTACATCGCAGGCACCACCTCGCTTTATTCGGTGCGGCTGATGGTGAATGGGGCCAAGACCTATTGA
- a CDS encoding tautomerase family protein: MPFVNIRIVKEVIAADPAGKKADIARKVTAAIMDATGLSNDDVWVVFEEVNARDWYVGKTDVETLRGKK, from the coding sequence ATGCCATTCGTCAACATCCGCATCGTCAAGGAAGTGATCGCCGCCGATCCGGCCGGCAAGAAGGCTGACATCGCCAGGAAAGTCACGGCGGCCATCATGGACGCCACCGGGCTTAGCAACGACGATGTCTGGGTGGTCTTCGAGGAAGTCAACGCCCGCGACTGGTATGTCGGCAAGACCGACGTGGAGACGTTGAGAGGCAAGAAATAA
- the zapE gene encoding cell division protein ZapE, translated as MHLRDGLQTHPTVRQRYDHLVVSGAIERDAAQEAIAAALDRLTVEISAKRLAHKSSALGWLFARKRETHEAVKGLYIHGGVGRGKTMLMDMFFELLPVRRKRRVHFNDFMADVQDRIQKHRQARKEGTVREDDPIPPVAKALAEQAWVLCFDEFSVTDIADAMILSRLFSALFANGVVLVATSNVAPQDLYRDGLNRQLFLPFIAILERHAQVLSLDSDKDYRLEKLARTPVYVTPADAAADQALDEAWQSMTRGAPTAETSLTLKGRKVVVPAAAGDAARFTFADLCEKPLGARDYLAIAGRFSTVFIDRVPVLGEGKRNEAKRFILLIDTLYDHHTRLVVSAEAPPHALYVAKRGVEVFEFERTASRLIEMQSRDWLESWAKRRPGEGTVGGRTAGADTAAAPSPS; from the coding sequence ATGCATCTGCGTGACGGCCTTCAGACCCATCCGACCGTCCGGCAGCGCTACGACCATCTGGTGGTATCAGGCGCGATCGAGCGCGATGCTGCGCAGGAAGCGATCGCCGCCGCGCTCGACCGGCTGACCGTCGAGATCTCGGCCAAGCGGCTGGCGCACAAGTCCAGTGCACTGGGCTGGCTGTTTGCGCGCAAGCGCGAGACGCATGAAGCGGTCAAGGGCCTCTACATCCATGGCGGCGTCGGCCGCGGCAAGACCATGCTGATGGACATGTTCTTCGAGCTCCTGCCAGTCAGGCGCAAGCGCCGTGTGCATTTCAACGACTTCATGGCCGATGTGCAGGACCGTATCCAGAAACACCGGCAGGCGCGCAAGGAAGGCACGGTCAGGGAAGACGATCCGATCCCGCCGGTGGCCAAGGCGCTCGCCGAGCAGGCCTGGGTGCTGTGTTTCGACGAGTTCTCGGTCACCGACATCGCCGACGCCATGATCCTGTCCAGGCTGTTCTCGGCACTGTTTGCCAACGGGGTCGTGCTGGTCGCCACCTCGAACGTGGCGCCGCAAGACCTTTACCGTGACGGGTTGAACCGCCAGCTTTTCCTACCGTTCATCGCCATACTGGAACGCCACGCGCAGGTGCTGTCGCTGGACAGCGACAAGGATTACCGGCTGGAAAAGCTCGCACGCACGCCGGTCTATGTCACACCGGCCGATGCGGCGGCCGACCAGGCGCTCGACGAGGCCTGGCAGTCGATGACGCGCGGTGCGCCGACGGCCGAGACCTCGCTGACGCTGAAGGGACGCAAGGTGGTGGTGCCGGCCGCCGCTGGTGACGCTGCGCGTTTCACCTTCGCCGACCTCTGCGAAAAGCCGCTCGGCGCGCGCGATTACCTGGCGATCGCCGGGCGGTTTTCGACTGTTTTCATCGACCGTGTGCCGGTACTGGGCGAAGGCAAGCGCAACGAGGCCAAACGCTTCATCCTGTTGATCGACACGCTTTACGACCATCATACGCGGCTGGTGGTGAGCGCCGAGGCGCCACCGCACGCGCTTTATGTGGCCAAGCGCGGCGTCGAGGTGTTCGAATTCGAGCGAACCGCATCGCGGCTGATCGAGATGCAAAGCCGCGACTGGCTGGAGAGCTGGGCGAAGCGCCGGCCGGGTGAAGGTACGGTCGGCGGACGCACGGCAGGCGCGGATACGGCCGCCGCACCTTCACCTTCCTGA
- a CDS encoding protease inhibitor Inh/omp19 family protein: protein MNFSKGGLVAVSLAALVASGCSTSRFSSMDDQQPAPLQPAPAGQVSSNQLPPPASPGTTDPSRFPTAPANTQVASLPPDGAAPAGAADLSAAAVAGVWNVSVSGQSCKVATPQTKFGAGFRAGPLHCPAPIDGIKSWNVAGKQLTLYDENGGSLARLYSSGGSKFDGQTSNGQPISLTR, encoded by the coding sequence ATGAATTTTTCGAAAGGCGGCCTGGTGGCCGTATCCCTGGCGGCACTCGTTGCGAGCGGCTGCTCAACCTCACGCTTCTCGTCGATGGACGACCAGCAACCGGCGCCGCTGCAGCCAGCCCCCGCCGGCCAGGTGAGTTCCAACCAGCTGCCGCCGCCGGCCTCACCCGGCACCACCGACCCGTCGCGGTTCCCCACCGCGCCGGCCAACACGCAGGTTGCTTCGCTGCCGCCGGACGGCGCGGCGCCCGCGGGTGCCGCCGATCTCAGCGCGGCGGCCGTCGCCGGTGTCTGGAACGTCAGCGTCTCCGGCCAGAGCTGCAAGGTGGCGACGCCGCAGACCAAGTTCGGCGCCGGTTTCCGCGCCGGGCCGCTGCATTGCCCGGCGCCGATCGACGGCATCAAGTCGTGGAACGTCGCCGGCAAGCAGCTGACGCTTTATGACGAGAATGGCGGTTCGCTGGCGCGGCTCTATTCGTCGGGCGGCTCGAAATTCGACGGCCAGACTTCCAACGGGCAACCGATCTCGCTTACGAGGTAG